One region of Paenibacillus polymyxa M1 genomic DNA includes:
- a CDS encoding rhodanese-like domain-containing protein: MAKTFADMVQEARQHVQGITSQEARQRIESNPDTFVIDVQDSHDAGACGLIRGSANISLGMLPIRADLGVPQDLRDERLRDRNRPIITTCGAGGQAALAAYILQQMGFTNVAFIEGGTTAWKEAGFEVELY; this comes from the coding sequence ATGGCTAAAACATTTGCAGATATGGTTCAAGAAGCGAGGCAGCACGTTCAGGGCATTACTTCACAGGAGGCACGTCAGCGAATTGAATCAAATCCGGATACATTCGTTATCGACGTACAGGATTCTCATGATGCAGGTGCTTGCGGCTTAATTCGCGGAAGTGCCAATATTTCACTAGGCATGCTGCCCATCCGCGCTGACCTGGGCGTTCCACAAGATTTGCGTGATGAACGCTTACGTGACCGTAACCGCCCGATTATCACCACCTGCGGGGCAGGCGGACAAGCCGCACTGGCAGCTTATATACTCCAACAGATGGGCTTTACCAATGTAGCCTTTATCGAAGGCGGTACAACAGCCTGGAAGGAAGCCGGCTTTGAAGTAGAACTGTACTAA
- a CDS encoding HNH endonuclease: MTDLQQDKDEAREPLMKKCTYCQETKPLTDFQRRTGRRAGPYSRRGPCRSCRGLAPQERVVTSAPSHEETKPLAAPVERHSSVADTAAYRLEASAQPSNDSQRPRRKPVTDKARERHRQRVRHLLSRLKPADTRALRLNRNGMIRLRGKTDQGRRWHQEIELDLAMTLVRERMAVIVNPYTVRRLYSNKEFRQYVLKRDRYTCFFCGGYGDTIDHLLPRAKGGHTTPVNCVCACNECNQVKAARDVEEFIESGVPLPIPNDFEPPDASEDTLRT; the protein is encoded by the coding sequence GTGACAGACCTGCAGCAGGATAAGGATGAAGCGAGAGAACCGCTGATGAAAAAATGTACGTATTGTCAGGAGACAAAACCATTAACGGACTTTCAGCGCAGAACCGGTCGCCGGGCTGGGCCTTATTCCCGGCGTGGTCCTTGCCGTTCCTGCCGGGGGTTAGCCCCGCAAGAACGGGTGGTTACGTCCGCTCCTTCCCATGAGGAGACGAAGCCCTTGGCTGCTCCTGTGGAGCGGCATAGCTCCGTAGCAGATACGGCTGCGTATCGTCTGGAAGCGTCCGCGCAGCCTTCTAATGATTCTCAACGCCCCCGTAGGAAGCCCGTCACGGACAAAGCGCGTGAGCGCCATCGGCAACGGGTTCGCCATTTGCTTAGCAGGCTGAAGCCTGCGGATACCCGTGCGTTGCGGCTTAATCGCAATGGCATGATTCGGCTAAGAGGCAAAACCGACCAAGGGAGACGCTGGCATCAGGAGATTGAGCTTGATTTGGCGATGACTCTGGTCAGAGAACGCATGGCGGTGATTGTAAATCCGTACACAGTCCGCAGACTTTATAGCAACAAGGAATTCCGCCAATATGTGCTTAAACGTGACCGCTATACCTGCTTTTTTTGCGGTGGCTATGGTGACACGATTGATCATTTACTTCCTCGGGCTAAAGGTGGACACACCACGCCAGTAAATTGTGTATGCGCCTGCAATGAGTGCAATCAAGTTAAAGCTGCCCGTGATGTAGAGGAATTCATCGAGTCTGGTGTGCCATTGCCGATTCCGAATGATTTTGAGCCTCCCGATGCTTCTGAGGACACCTTACGTACCTAG
- a CDS encoding alpha-amylase — protein sequence MKRNHTMMQFFEWNVKADGSHWKKLARLAPELKAKGIDAIWIPPVTKGQSPEDTGYGVYDLYDLGEFDQKGAVRTKYGTREDLLEAVASCVRHGVAVYVDLVMNHKAGADETEVFKVVEVNPDNRNEVISEPFDIEGWTKFTFPGRQGKYSTFQWNFEHFNGTDYDASQDRTGIYRILGKNKNWSDNVDDEFGNYDYLMFANIDYNHQDVRKEMIRWGKWLVDTLQCNGFRLDAIKHINHEFVREFATEMIKKRGQDFYMVGEFWKPDLESCQKFLDTIDYKIDLFDVSLHYKLHSASLGGKDFDLSTIFEDTLVHTHPLNSVTFVDNHDSQPHEALESWVEDWFKPSAYALILLRKDGYPCVFYGDYYGIQGQTPVEGKQAELDPLLYARYHKAYGEQKDYFDDPHTIGWVRQGIPELHGSGCAVVITNANDGEKRMFVGKQRAGEKWTDLTGHHDHTIKIEQDGYGIFPVRAGSVSVWALPTEEDSLDAEDTASA from the coding sequence ATGAAAAGGAACCATACGATGATGCAATTTTTCGAGTGGAATGTCAAAGCTGACGGTTCTCACTGGAAAAAGCTTGCCCGCCTGGCACCGGAACTGAAGGCCAAAGGAATTGACGCGATATGGATTCCACCTGTCACCAAAGGCCAATCTCCTGAGGATACGGGTTACGGCGTCTATGACCTTTACGATCTGGGCGAATTTGACCAAAAAGGTGCAGTGCGCACCAAATACGGAACCAGGGAAGACCTGCTGGAAGCTGTCGCATCCTGCGTTCGCCACGGCGTAGCCGTCTATGTCGATCTGGTCATGAACCATAAGGCTGGTGCGGATGAAACCGAAGTATTCAAAGTCGTCGAGGTCAACCCGGATAATCGTAATGAGGTCATTTCCGAGCCCTTTGATATCGAAGGCTGGACTAAATTTACATTCCCCGGCCGACAAGGTAAGTATTCCACATTTCAATGGAACTTCGAACATTTTAATGGAACGGATTACGATGCAAGTCAGGACCGGACAGGAATCTATCGTATTTTAGGTAAAAACAAAAACTGGAGCGATAATGTAGATGATGAATTCGGCAATTATGATTATTTAATGTTCGCCAATATTGACTATAATCATCAGGATGTGCGCAAGGAAATGATCCGCTGGGGCAAATGGCTGGTGGATACTCTACAATGCAACGGATTCCGTCTGGATGCGATCAAGCATATTAATCATGAATTTGTACGAGAGTTTGCTACAGAAATGATTAAAAAGCGTGGGCAGGATTTTTATATGGTAGGCGAATTTTGGAAACCGGATCTAGAATCTTGCCAAAAGTTTCTGGATACCATCGATTATAAAATCGACCTGTTTGACGTATCCCTCCACTACAAACTACATAGCGCTTCCTTGGGTGGTAAGGATTTCGATTTAAGCACCATTTTCGAGGATACGCTGGTTCATACCCATCCCCTGAACTCGGTTACTTTTGTCGATAATCATGATTCCCAGCCGCACGAAGCGCTCGAATCTTGGGTAGAGGACTGGTTTAAGCCCAGTGCCTATGCACTCATCCTACTGCGCAAAGATGGTTATCCCTGCGTATTCTACGGTGATTACTACGGTATCCAGGGACAAACGCCTGTGGAAGGCAAGCAGGCTGAGCTAGACCCGCTCCTATATGCCCGATACCACAAAGCTTATGGTGAGCAAAAAGATTATTTTGATGATCCCCATACGATTGGATGGGTTCGTCAGGGCATTCCTGAGCTACACGGCTCTGGATGTGCTGTGGTGATCACTAACGCAAATGACGGGGAAAAGCGCATGTTCGTGGGTAAACAACGTGCAGGAGAAAAATGGACCGATTTGACCGGGCATCACGATCATACCATAAAGATCGAACAGGATGGCTATGGCATATTTCCCGTTCGTGCCGGCAGTGTATCGGTATGGGCACTTCCTACTGAGGAAGACAGCCTGGATGCAGAGGATACCGCGAGTGCTTGA
- the gpmA gene encoding 2,3-diphosphoglycerate-dependent phosphoglycerate mutase — protein sequence MYQVVLVRHGESVYNRQNLFTGWTDVDLTEQGTHEAIEAGRILKEAGYTFDLAFASVLKRSIRTLYHILDELDHLWIPVQKSWKLNERHYGALQGHSKLDSAVQYGEEQVHIWRRSLTVRPPMLDAQDERSPHREERYRHIKPEELPLGESLEDTVHRVGEFWKQRIMPLILKKERVIISAHGNTLRALIKYMENLDETALLDLNIPTGIPLVYELDEHIDPIRRFYLGDPSHVEAKKQAVANQSKVTE from the coding sequence ATGTATCAGGTGGTGCTGGTGAGGCACGGAGAAAGCGTGTATAACCGACAAAACTTGTTCACAGGCTGGACGGATGTCGATCTGACTGAGCAGGGAACTCATGAGGCTATCGAGGCAGGACGTATCCTCAAGGAGGCTGGGTATACGTTTGACTTGGCATTTGCTTCTGTGTTAAAACGTTCTATCCGCACGTTGTATCATATCTTGGATGAGCTGGATCATCTGTGGATACCCGTGCAGAAGTCATGGAAGCTGAATGAACGCCACTATGGTGCGCTTCAGGGGCATAGCAAACTGGATTCCGCCGTGCAATACGGCGAGGAACAGGTTCATATTTGGCGGCGTAGCTTGACGGTGCGACCTCCTATGTTGGATGCGCAGGATGAACGGAGTCCACATCGAGAAGAGCGTTATCGCCATATTAAGCCAGAGGAGCTACCGCTTGGGGAGAGTCTGGAAGACACGGTGCATCGGGTTGGTGAGTTTTGGAAGCAACGGATCATGCCGTTGATTCTTAAAAAGGAGCGGGTTATCATTTCCGCACACGGTAATACTTTACGGGCCTTGATCAAGTACATGGAGAATTTGGACGAAACCGCATTGCTGGATTTGAACATTCCGACAGGTATCCCACTGGTGTATGAGCTGGATGAGCATATCGATCCTATCCGGCGCTTCTATCTTGGTGATCCGAGTCATGTAGAGGCAAAGAAACAGGCTGTGGCCAACCAAAGCAAGGTGACGGAGTGA
- a CDS encoding Bax inhibitor-1/YccA family membrane protein gives MSFSNPVLRDDIFLREDEREASEQRMTIGGTVNKTLLLLVLLIVSASITWYMTYQGTIEVLSLMTAGFIGMAGIALSISFFPKTAPLLSPVYAILSGFALGGVSAFMEYEYPGIVVNAILLTVGILFLMLFMYTQRIIKVTRGFISFVVLCTMAIFLVTLVDFILNFFGMNVPYIHETGWVGIGISLFIVIIAALNLLVDFNFVEEQADQGAPKYMEWYGAFALLVTLVWLYVRILDLLAKLSNRD, from the coding sequence ATGAGCTTTAGCAACCCGGTTTTACGTGATGACATCTTTTTGCGTGAAGATGAAAGAGAAGCTAGCGAACAACGTATGACTATCGGAGGAACGGTGAACAAAACGTTGCTTCTGCTAGTCCTGCTCATCGTCTCTGCCAGTATTACCTGGTATATGACCTATCAAGGAACCATAGAGGTGCTATCGTTGATGACGGCAGGCTTTATTGGGATGGCAGGCATAGCACTTTCGATATCCTTTTTTCCCAAAACGGCTCCATTGCTCTCTCCTGTATATGCGATTCTGAGTGGCTTTGCTTTGGGTGGCGTTTCCGCTTTTATGGAATATGAGTACCCTGGAATTGTAGTTAATGCCATTTTGCTGACAGTGGGTATCTTGTTCTTGATGCTCTTTATGTATACACAACGAATCATCAAGGTGACACGTGGCTTTATCTCATTTGTTGTCCTATGTACGATGGCGATTTTTCTAGTGACGTTGGTTGATTTTATTTTGAATTTTTTCGGTATGAATGTTCCGTACATCCATGAAACGGGCTGGGTGGGTATTGGTATTAGTTTATTTATCGTCATCATTGCCGCTTTGAATCTGCTCGTAGATTTTAATTTCGTTGAGGAACAAGCTGATCAAGGTGCACCCAAATATATGGAATGGTATGGCGCTTTTGCATTGCTGGTAACGTTAGTGTGGCTATATGTACGAATATTGGATCTGCTAGCCAAGTTGAGCAATAGGGACTAA
- the pepT gene encoding peptidase T, protein MKQELIDRLTTYVQVDTQSDESSHTCPTTPGQLTLGNLLVDELKAIGMTDVTIDDHGYVMATLPSNTDKEVPVIGFLAHLDTATELTGAGVKPQLTENYDGGDITLNASLGVVLSPREFPELTQYKGHTLITTDGTTLLGADNKAGIAEIMTAIHYLIDHPEIQHGKIRVAFTPDEEIGRGPERFDVAAFGAEYAYTVDGGPLGELEYESFNAAAAHITIHGVNVHPGTAKNKMIHAAKIAMELHSRLPVNEAPEYTDGYDGFYHLLESTGTAEQAKLYYIIRDFDRESFENRKAYLTNIVKELQAAYGDNRITLELRDQYYNMKEKIEPVKHIVDIAHEAMTKLNIEPIIKPIRGGTDGSQLSYMGLPTPNIFTGGENYHGKYEYVSVDNMVLATKVIVGIAQLFEQRGK, encoded by the coding sequence ATGAAACAGGAACTGATTGACCGCCTGACTACATATGTACAGGTAGATACCCAATCCGACGAAAGCAGCCACACATGCCCCACCACACCCGGACAGCTCACATTGGGCAACCTCCTGGTAGACGAACTGAAAGCCATCGGTATGACAGACGTAACCATTGATGATCATGGTTATGTGATGGCAACCCTTCCCTCCAATACGGATAAAGAAGTGCCCGTCATTGGTTTTCTGGCACACCTCGATACGGCTACTGAACTAACTGGCGCAGGAGTAAAGCCACAGTTGACGGAGAACTATGATGGGGGCGATATCACGCTGAATGCCTCACTTGGTGTAGTCCTTTCTCCACGTGAGTTTCCCGAATTGACTCAATATAAAGGCCACACCCTGATCACAACAGATGGCACCACCCTGCTCGGTGCAGACAACAAAGCCGGCATCGCAGAGATCATGACAGCAATCCACTATCTGATTGATCATCCCGAAATTCAACATGGCAAAATTCGCGTTGCTTTTACACCGGATGAAGAGATTGGAAGAGGACCTGAACGCTTTGATGTAGCCGCTTTTGGCGCTGAATATGCTTATACGGTAGACGGCGGACCGCTCGGAGAGCTGGAGTATGAGAGCTTCAACGCCGCGGCTGCTCATATTACCATTCATGGTGTAAATGTACATCCCGGTACGGCTAAAAACAAAATGATCCACGCTGCCAAAATCGCTATGGAACTGCACAGTAGATTACCTGTGAATGAAGCCCCGGAATATACAGATGGGTACGATGGCTTCTATCATCTGTTGGAGTCTACTGGCACAGCAGAACAAGCCAAACTATACTATATTATCCGCGATTTTGATCGTGAGAGCTTTGAGAACCGGAAAGCTTATTTGACAAATATCGTAAAAGAGCTCCAGGCTGCCTATGGAGACAACCGTATTACGCTGGAGCTGAGAGACCAGTATTACAACATGAAAGAGAAAATTGAGCCTGTCAAGCATATCGTCGATATCGCTCATGAAGCAATGACGAAGCTGAATATTGAACCCATTATCAAGCCGATTCGTGGAGGCACAGACGGTTCACAGCTGTCTTACATGGGACTGCCTACACCGAATATTTTCACAGGCGGGGAGAACTACCACGGTAAGTACGAGTATGTGTCGGTGGATAACATGGTGCTTGCAACCAAGGTTATTGTGGGGATTGCACAATTGTTCGAGCAGCGTGGCAAGTAA
- a CDS encoding methyl-accepting chemotaxis protein, with the protein MNTIDALIAAIPYIQQIMREKVTLALFDRTHVLAYTQSEGMNLGFETGSELLEGYKNFAMLKNGHEASLTHIPAELLGYPLDMISIPVFDDNGNVIAAFAASYNLTNRNQLDQIVSENHSITEQLIEMVQHVTAHSEELQATSEHILKNTQFAVQNSGKINQVAVFIKEISDQTNLLGLNAAIEAARVGEAGAGFGVVAQEVRKLSVESKKATVDIEGALKDVQNSIRQMEQEIEQIVASSQEQATLVGSFTEVMERMRKASETMQHLADNLTSYIVK; encoded by the coding sequence TTGAATACAATAGATGCATTAATTGCAGCCATTCCCTACATACAACAGATTATGCGGGAGAAAGTAACCCTTGCTCTTTTCGACCGTACTCACGTTCTGGCTTATACCCAATCAGAGGGTATGAATCTTGGCTTTGAAACCGGCTCGGAGCTACTTGAGGGCTACAAAAATTTCGCCATGCTTAAAAATGGACATGAGGCCAGCTTGACCCACATTCCGGCTGAATTGCTGGGATATCCTCTCGATATGATCAGTATTCCTGTGTTTGATGATAATGGGAACGTCATTGCAGCGTTTGCCGCTTCCTATAATTTGACCAACAGAAATCAGCTGGATCAAATCGTATCTGAAAACCACTCCATTACCGAGCAGCTCATTGAAATGGTGCAGCATGTAACAGCACATTCAGAGGAGCTACAAGCTACCAGTGAACACATTTTAAAGAACACCCAATTTGCCGTACAAAACTCGGGTAAAATTAATCAGGTCGCTGTATTTATCAAGGAAATTTCCGACCAAACCAACCTGCTTGGATTGAATGCCGCGATTGAAGCCGCACGTGTCGGAGAAGCAGGAGCAGGCTTTGGTGTCGTTGCTCAAGAAGTACGCAAGCTATCTGTAGAGTCCAAAAAAGCGACAGTCGATATTGAGGGAGCCCTTAAGGATGTACAGAACTCCATTCGTCAGATGGAGCAGGAAATAGAGCAAATTGTTGCTTCTTCTCAAGAGCAGGCGACTCTGGTAGGCTCTTTCACCGAAGTCATGGAGCGTATGCGAAAGGCGAGCGAAACGATGCAACATCTGGCCGATAACCTGACTTCCTATATTGTAAAATAA
- the hxlA gene encoding 3-hexulose-6-phosphate synthase has protein sequence MELQLALDLVDIPQGIALVKEVESYIDIVEIGTPIVINEGLHAVKAMKEAFPNLKVLADLKVMDAGGYEVLKASEAGADIVTILAVAEDATIKGAVEEAKKQGGKKILVDMIGVKNLEQRAKEIDALGVDYICVHTGYDLQAEGQSPFEALQTVKKVVKNSKTAVAGGIKLSTLAEVVKAQPDLVIVGGGITGEDDKKAVASQMQQLIKQG, from the coding sequence ATGGAACTTCAATTGGCTTTAGACTTGGTAGATATCCCGCAAGGTATCGCACTGGTAAAAGAAGTAGAATCGTATATTGATATCGTAGAAATCGGTACGCCGATTGTCATCAATGAAGGACTTCATGCTGTAAAAGCAATGAAAGAAGCATTTCCCAATCTAAAAGTACTGGCTGACCTGAAAGTTATGGACGCAGGGGGCTATGAAGTGCTAAAAGCTTCCGAGGCTGGTGCAGATATCGTGACGATTTTGGCTGTAGCTGAAGATGCAACGATCAAAGGTGCTGTAGAAGAAGCTAAGAAACAAGGCGGCAAAAAAATCCTGGTGGACATGATCGGTGTTAAAAACCTGGAGCAACGTGCAAAAGAAATCGACGCTTTAGGCGTTGACTACATCTGTGTGCATACAGGCTACGATCTGCAAGCGGAAGGTCAAAGTCCGTTCGAAGCACTGCAAACCGTCAAAAAAGTCGTAAAAAACTCCAAAACAGCCGTAGCTGGCGGCATCAAGCTGAGTACATTGGCTGAAGTGGTAAAAGCTCAACCGGATCTGGTTATCGTAGGCGGCGGTATCACTGGCGAAGACGACAAAAAGGCTGTAGCTTCGCAAATGCAGCAGCTCATCAAACAAGGTTAA
- the hxlB gene encoding 6-phospho-3-hexuloisomerase, with protein sequence METSQYLSEVIKELQFVPQLISDTESEQLIHSIAAANKVFVAGAGRSGFMIRSLAMRLMHMGVQAYVVGETVTPGLSEGDLLIIGSGSGETKSLVSMADKAKKLGASLAVLTTSPESTIGKLADIIVKLPGAPKDPSSKDYQTIQPMGSLFEQTLLLYGDALVLRTMQLRKLTSESMYGQHANLE encoded by the coding sequence ATGGAAACCTCTCAATATTTATCTGAGGTCATCAAGGAGCTGCAATTCGTTCCACAGCTAATCAGCGATACCGAATCAGAACAGTTGATCCACTCCATCGCTGCTGCGAATAAGGTATTCGTAGCAGGAGCGGGGCGCTCAGGGTTCATGATTCGCTCGCTGGCCATGCGGTTGATGCATATGGGGGTTCAAGCTTACGTAGTTGGGGAAACCGTAACCCCTGGCTTGAGCGAGGGAGATCTGCTGATTATCGGTTCAGGCTCTGGTGAAACCAAAAGCTTAGTCTCGATGGCAGACAAAGCGAAGAAACTCGGGGCCTCACTGGCGGTGCTTACCACTTCCCCCGAGTCTACCATCGGCAAACTGGCCGATATCATCGTCAAGCTGCCCGGCGCGCCCAAGGACCCGTCCAGCAAGGATTACCAGACCATTCAGCCCATGGGCTCACTGTTTGAGCAAACTCTGCTGCTGTATGGCGATGCGTTGGTGCTCAGAACGATGCAGCTGCGCAAGCTGACCTCCGAATCCATGTATGGTCAACACGCCAACTTGGAATAA
- a CDS encoding glycoside hydrolase family 43 protein, protein MATLRYTNPVVPGFYPDPSVIRVGEDYYMATSSFEYMPGLPIFHSRNLTDWRQIGHALNRRSQMDLSTRKSSEGIYAPTLRYHQGVFYLITTDVMGIGNFYITSVNPVGPWSDPIRIPYGNIDPSLLFDDDGKVYVTVQSGADAESHIIQYELDIATGQALTEPVAIAHGDGGVWTEGPHLYHIGSRYYLLCACGGTGRDHRTLVYRANSLYGPFERMKEPMLQNEYPNLCRQENPLI, encoded by the coding sequence ATGGCTACCTTGCGCTATACGAATCCGGTTGTCCCCGGATTTTATCCTGATCCGAGCGTGATACGTGTCGGAGAGGATTATTACATGGCGACAAGCTCATTTGAATACATGCCGGGGTTGCCGATTTTTCATAGCCGAAACCTGACCGATTGGCGGCAGATCGGGCATGCATTAAATCGGCGCAGTCAGATGGATTTGTCCACACGGAAGAGCTCAGAAGGTATATATGCGCCCACATTGCGCTATCATCAGGGTGTATTCTACCTGATTACGACAGATGTGATGGGGATAGGCAATTTTTATATTACGTCTGTGAACCCTGTGGGACCTTGGTCTGATCCGATCCGTATTCCTTACGGAAATATAGATCCGTCCCTGCTATTTGATGACGACGGGAAAGTGTATGTTACCGTACAATCCGGGGCAGATGCCGAGTCGCATATTATTCAGTACGAACTGGATATTGCTACAGGCCAGGCATTGACCGAGCCTGTGGCTATTGCTCATGGAGATGGCGGCGTATGGACCGAAGGGCCGCATCTGTATCACATCGGCAGTCGTTATTACCTGCTGTGCGCCTGTGGCGGCACGGGGCGTGATCATCGTACGCTCGTGTATCGGGCCAATAGCCTGTATGGTCCATTTGAACGGATGAAAGAGCCCATGCTTCAGAATGAATATCCAAACTTGTGCAGACAAGAGAATCCCCTCATTTAA
- a CDS encoding endo-1,4-beta-xylanase: protein MCKFARQHGLGIRFHTLVWHNQTGDWMFKDKNGQPMTQTAENKKLLLDRLETHIRAVAARYKNVITDWDVVNEVIDPDQPDGMRRSKWYQITGTDYIEKAFRVTREVAGPNARLFINDYNTHEPKKRDFLYNLVRDLLAKGVPIDGVGHQSHIRLEFPTIAEIEQSIEKFASLGLDNQITELDMGLYSNDTDRYETIPEAMLIRQAHRYQALFDMFTRQQDHISNVTIWGTDDGNTWLSTFPIARLDKPLLFDERLKAKYAYWALVDPSKVPPLPAGSNE, encoded by the coding sequence TTGTGCAAATTTGCCAGACAGCACGGATTGGGAATTCGTTTCCATACGTTGGTGTGGCATAACCAGACTGGAGATTGGATGTTTAAGGACAAAAATGGACAGCCGATGACGCAGACTGCTGAGAATAAAAAGCTTTTGCTGGACCGCCTGGAGACGCATATTCGCGCCGTTGCGGCCCGGTATAAAAATGTCATTACCGATTGGGATGTGGTAAATGAGGTCATTGATCCTGATCAGCCGGACGGCATGCGCCGCAGCAAGTGGTATCAGATTACAGGAACCGATTATATTGAAAAAGCGTTCCGTGTCACGAGGGAAGTGGCAGGGCCGAACGCGCGATTGTTCATTAACGATTACAATACCCATGAACCGAAGAAACGCGATTTTCTGTACAATCTGGTGCGTGATTTGCTTGCTAAAGGCGTACCGATTGACGGCGTAGGTCACCAATCGCATATCCGCTTGGAGTTTCCTACCATAGCCGAAATTGAGCAATCCATCGAGAAGTTTGCTTCACTTGGGCTGGATAATCAGATCACGGAGCTGGATATGGGCCTTTACTCTAATGATACGGATCGCTACGAAACGATCCCTGAAGCCATGTTGATTCGGCAGGCTCATCGTTATCAGGCGCTGTTCGATATGTTTACACGACAGCAGGACCATATCAGCAATGTGACCATTTGGGGGACAGATGATGGCAATACGTGGCTCAGTACGTTCCCGATTGCCCGGTTGGATAAGCCGCTGCTGTTCGATGAACGGTTAAAGGCCAAATATGCATATTGGGCGCTGGTGGATCCATCCAAAGTGCCGCCGCTACCAGCAGGGAGTAACGAATAA
- a CDS encoding carbohydrate binding domain-containing protein produces MRSGWYTPFCLVLAGVLLLSPIGWWGMSVARAAPSVEHSPSVSNTVLSVGKIIGAYGFEQGNSDGWKPRGAYTQIASVTEAAYGGTHSLKATARTAAWNGAELDVKPLLLPDVEYEISGYVKLDGNAAIPSVLKFTMEQQPTGGTTAWKTLAQTETTDTSWIKLQGRYTFTGEMNALKLYVENSNSAQAYYVDEVEIRQVSVTPTNPTSGIVSGFEDGTAQGWVSRLGDETVQVSNADARTGSYSLLTSGRQKAYAGPKLDVTATMQKGNRYTVSAWVKLAPGEQPNKVRLSAQRDYQGQSAYETVVGDTAVTTGGWVHLSGTYTLAHDADTVSMYLESPEGTSSFYMDDFELSLVPPLAIEKDIPALHGLYQGQFSIGTAIEAFQTEGAYGELVQKHFNSVVAGNAMKPVSLQPSEGQFHWEEADQIVQICQTARIGNSFPYVGVA; encoded by the coding sequence TTGCGGTCAGGTTGGTATACGCCTTTTTGTCTGGTGCTGGCTGGAGTGCTGTTGTTATCGCCTATCGGATGGTGGGGAATGTCTGTAGCGAGAGCAGCTCCATCTGTGGAACATTCTCCGTCGGTTTCGAACACGGTGCTATCGGTAGGGAAGATCATTGGAGCGTATGGATTTGAGCAAGGAAACAGTGACGGCTGGAAGCCACGGGGAGCTTATACCCAAATTGCATCCGTCACGGAAGCGGCATATGGCGGTACGCACAGTCTGAAGGCAACCGCTCGTACGGCGGCTTGGAATGGAGCAGAGTTAGATGTGAAGCCACTGTTGCTGCCGGATGTGGAGTATGAAATTAGCGGATATGTGAAACTGGACGGCAATGCTGCAATTCCAAGCGTGCTTAAGTTTACGATGGAGCAGCAGCCGACAGGCGGGACTACAGCATGGAAGACCCTAGCTCAGACGGAGACAACAGATACATCGTGGATCAAACTCCAGGGGAGATATACTTTTACCGGGGAGATGAATGCATTGAAGCTGTATGTGGAGAACTCGAATTCTGCTCAGGCTTACTACGTGGATGAGGTGGAAATCAGGCAGGTTTCAGTAACACCAACAAATCCTACAAGTGGGATCGTATCCGGATTCGAAGACGGTACAGCCCAAGGATGGGTATCCCGCTTGGGAGACGAGACCGTGCAGGTCTCGAATGCCGATGCACGGACCGGCTCATACAGTCTGCTGACATCGGGCAGACAAAAGGCATATGCCGGACCCAAGCTGGACGTGACTGCCACAATGCAAAAAGGCAACCGATATACGGTCAGTGCCTGGGTGAAGCTGGCTCCGGGTGAGCAGCCTAATAAGGTGAGGCTCAGTGCACAGCGTGATTACCAAGGCCAAAGTGCATATGAAACGGTTGTAGGCGATACGGCTGTCACGACAGGGGGATGGGTGCATTTGTCTGGTACGTATACGCTCGCACATGATGCAGATACCGTTTCTATGTACCTGGAATCGCCAGAAGGGACGTCTTCCTTTTATATGGATGATTTCGAATTGTCGCTGGTGCCGCCGCTGGCGATTGAAAAGGACATACCTGCTTTGCATGGATTATATCAGGGACAGTTCAGCATCGGCACAGCGATTGAGGCTTTCCAGACCGAAGGGGCTTACGGAGAACTGGTACAAAAGCATTTTAACAGCGTCGTTGCAGGGAATGCGATGAAGCCAGTCTCCTTGCAACCATCTGAGGGGCAGTTTCATTGGGAGGAAGCAGACCAAATTGTGCAAATTTGCCAGACAGCACGGATTGGGAATTCGTTTCCATACGTTGGTGTGGCATAA